A genomic region of Alphaproteobacteria bacterium contains the following coding sequences:
- the nhaA gene encoding Na(+)/H(+) antiporter NhaA (exports sodium by using the electrochemical proton gradient to allow protons into the cell; functions in adaptation to high salinity and alkaline pH; activity increases at higher pH; downregulated at acidic pH): FFLLIGLELKRETVEGFLSSKEQIILPFLAAIGGMLLPALIFLGVNLCA, translated from the coding sequence TTCTTTTTACTCATCGGGTTGGAATTAAAACGCGAGACGGTAGAAGGATTTCTTTCCAGTAAAGAGCAGATTATACTTCCATTCCTTGCAGCCATCGGAGGAATGCTGCTGCCTGCGCTAATATTTCTGGGGGTGAATCTATGCGCGTAA